From Cheilinus undulatus linkage group 18, ASM1832078v1, whole genome shotgun sequence, the proteins below share one genomic window:
- the LOC121526414 gene encoding kanadaptin isoform X2 codes for MAATLQPDVYVKTTDEEINSAMETDECSAKENGSEPEKKDSNKTEPEIEDTFKKPALFAAPSLTSKRSSTSTAAPVKHKEAENKSLTENNKAEIVEACSEDSSDPASESTPAVKAQEDDTKGGKDKMGAPVKTKPESKPRVLPKGPPAGKFPPIPYTEPSWGGSAPDIPYALEILKNGAIVDTVPLTQRSYFVVGRLPVCDVSLEHPSISRYHAVIQYRGEAGEGESVGEERGFYIHDLGSTHGTVVNKNKIPPKTYIRLKVGHVLKFGGSTRLFILQGPEFDEEEESELTVTELREKARKQREELEKRMMGDGSDDDEEKEEDEEEKSNKGQSKPSEDSGCSWGMAEEAVAEEDENEENPFSTEFHEDQEAAYLKDPKKALQGFYDREGEELEFEYEDKSHGSWLCRIKLPVDDAVGRQLVAEVTHAGKKKEAAIQCCLEACRMLEARGLLRQEAVSRKRKKKNWEDEDYYDSDDDTFLDRTGTVERKRQERMKKAGKIEERPETYDSLVAKLSEVERELAETQKKLSAGRGDSSGSSTEDPLDAFMTAVRKDAAMDAVERRKLHVHVADLRKEAQKLKKLVELTRPAQMPSLLPSGSSEPEKPKKTLPLFGAMKGGSKFKLKTGTIGKLPPKRPNLPAELFNMKGLTPGGEEVEEEEEEVEEAEKKAEGNDDEDCENITDINVESSASMSTDSSPSRLQPAKSQDAKEQRHTERSSKESAETAEQVSQSGSKKKAVVLSSSEPAAEESPKKNIKKKVIGPSKPPVQLSKQYPEDDPDYCVWVPPAGQSGDGRTHLNDKQKIERDRAGAVTDLNSALCSLAAPLAESV; via the exons ATGGCCGCTACCCTACAGCCAGACGTGTATGTTAAAACTACGGATGAAGAAATTAATTCAGCAATGGAAACCGACGAGTGCTCGGCCAAGGAAAATGGAAGTGAACCCGAAAAGAAAGACTCAAACAAAACGGAACCAGAAATAGAGGACACTTTTAAGAAACCGGCTCTTTTTGCCGCACCTTCCCTCACCAGTAAACGCAGCTCTACCAGCACCGCGGCTCCAGTTAAGCACAAAGAAGCtgaaaacaaaagtttgacagaaaacaacaaagctgAGATTGTGGAGGCTTGTAGCGAAGACTCTTCGGATCCTGCGAGTGAAAGCACACCAGCTGTAAAAGCCCAAGAAGATGATACAAAGGGCGGCAAAGACAAGATGGGGGCTCCTGTCAAAACCAAACCAGAATCCAAACCCCGTGTTCTCCCTAAAGGTCCCCCGGCTGGTAAATTCCCCCCTATTCCGTACACAGAGCCATCCTGGGGAGGCTCAGCACCAGATATCCCGTATGCTCTTGAAATCCTTAAAAACGGCGCCATAGTGGACACGGTGCCCCTCACACAGAGGAGTTACTTTGTGGTTGGACGTTTACCTGTATGTGACGTCTCTTTGGAGCATCCCTCCATCTCCAGGTACCACGCTGTGATTCAGTACCGCGGAGAGGCCGGAGAGGGGGAGTCCGTGGGGGAGGAGAGGGGGTTTTATATCCACGACCTGGGCAGCACACACGGGACTGTGGTGAACAAGAACAAGATTCCCCCAAAGACCTACATCAGACTGAAAGTGGGACATGTTCTGAAGTTTGGTGGGAGCACGAGGCTTTTTATCCTGCAG GGCCCAGAGTTtgatgaggaagaggagtcTGAGCTGACAGTGACAGAGCTGAGGGAGAAGGCCAGAAAACAGAGGGAGGAGCTGGAGAAGAGGATGATGGGAGATGGTTCTGATGACgatgaggagaaggaggaagacGAGGAAGAGAAAAGCAACAAGGGCCAGAGCAAACCGTCTGAAGACTCGGGCTGTTCGTGGGGAATGG CTGAGGAAGCTGTCGCAGAGGAAGACGAGAACGAGGAAAACCCTTTCTCAACAGAGTTCCATGAGGACCAGGAAGCAGCGTACCTGAAAGACCCAAAGAAAGCTCTGCAGGGTTTCTACGACCGGGAGG GAGAGGAGCTGGAGTTTGAGTATGAGGACAAAAGCCACGGCAGCTGGCTCTGCAGAATAAA GCTCCCAGTGGATGATGCTGTGGGCCGACAGCTGGTCGCAGAGGTAACCCACGCAGggaagaagaaagaagcagCCATCCAGTGCTGCCTGGAGGCTTGTCGAATGCTGGAAGCCAGAGGGCTTCTGCGCCAGGAGGCAG TGTCCCGGAAGCGTAAGAAGAAGAACTGGGAAGATGAGGACTACTATGACAGTGATGACGACACATTCCTGGATCGAACTGGCACTGTGGAGAGGAAGAGGCAAGAGAGGATGAAGAAGGCGGGGAAGATTGAGGAGCGGCCTGAGACCTATGACTCACTG GTGGCCAAACTGTCAGAGGTGGAGAGGGAGCTGGCAGAGACTCAGAAAAAGCTCAGTGCGGGTAGAGGAG ACTCCTCCGGCTCGTCCACCGAGGACCCGCTAGACGCCTTCATGACTGCAGTCCGCAAAGATGCAGCGATGGACGCTGTGGAGCGCAGGAAGCTTCACGTGCATGTTGCGGATTTACGCAAAGAAGCTCAGAAGCTGAAGAAACTTGTTGAGCTCACACGGCCTGCACAAATGCCTTCACTGCTGCCGAG TGGAAGCTCAGAGCCAGAGAAGCCTAAAAAGACTTTACCACTGTTTGGAGCCATGAAGGGAGGAAGCAAATTCAAACTGAAGACTGGCACCATCGGG AAGTTACCTCCAAAGCGGCCCAACTTGCCCGCAGAGCTCTTCAACATGAAAGGGCTTACACCTGGTGGGGAGGaggtagaagaagaagaggaggaggtggaggaggcagAGAAAAAAGCTGAGgggaatgatgatgaagactgTGAGAATATTACTGACATTAATGTTGAGTCCAGTGCATCCATGTCTACAGACAGCTCTCCCTCAAGACTGCAGCCAGCAAAGTCCCAAGATGCAAAAG AGCAACGGCACACAGAGAGAAGTAGCAAGGAGTCTGCAGAAACAGCGGAGCAGGTTTCTCAAAGCGGCAGCAAGAAAAAGGCTGTGGTCCTGTCCAGTTCAG AGCCGGCAGCTGAGGAAAGCCcaaaaaagaacataaagaaGAAAGTGATCGGCCCTAGCAAG CCACCAGTGCAGCTGTCGAAACAGTATCCAGAGGATGACCCTGATTACTGTGTCTGGGTTCCTCCTGCAG GTCAGAGTGGAGATGGCCGCACACACCTCAATGACAA GCAGAAAATAGAAAGGGACAGAGCGGGAGCGGTAACTGATCTGAATTCAGCTCTGTGCTCTTTGGCTGCTCCTCTTGCA gAGAGTGTGTag
- the LOC121526414 gene encoding kanadaptin isoform X1 has translation MAATLQPDVYVKTTDEEINSAMETDECSAKENGSEPEKKDSNKTEPEIEDTFKKPALFAAPSLTSKRSSTSTAAPVKHKEAENKSLTENNKAEIVEACSEDSSDPASESTPAVKAQEDDTKGGKDKMGAPVKTKPESKPRVLPKGPPAGKFPPIPYTEPSWGGSAPDIPYALEILKNGAIVDTVPLTQRSYFVVGRLPVCDVSLEHPSISRYHAVIQYRGEAGEGESVGEERGFYIHDLGSTHGTVVNKNKIPPKTYIRLKVGHVLKFGGSTRLFILQGPEFDEEEESELTVTELREKARKQREELEKRMMGDGSDDDEEKEEDEEEKSNKGQSKPSEDSGCSWGMAEEAVAEEDENEENPFSTEFHEDQEAAYLKDPKKALQGFYDREGEELEFEYEDKSHGSWLCRIKLPVDDAVGRQLVAEVTHAGKKKEAAIQCCLEACRMLEARGLLRQEAVSRKRKKKNWEDEDYYDSDDDTFLDRTGTVERKRQERMKKAGKIEERPETYDSLVAKLSEVERELAETQKKLSAGRGDSSGSSTEDPLDAFMTAVRKDAAMDAVERRKLHVHVADLRKEAQKLKKLVELTRPAQMPSLLPSGSSEPEKPKKTLPLFGAMKGGSKFKLKTGTIGKLPPKRPNLPAELFNMKGLTPGGEEVEEEEEEVEEAEKKAEGNDDEDCENITDINVESSASMSTDSSPSRLQPAKSQDAKEQRHTERSSKESAETAEQVSQSGSKKKAVVLSSSEPAAEESPKKNIKKKVIGPSKPPVQLSKQYPEDDPDYCVWVPPAGQSGDGRTHLNDKQKIERDRAGAVTDLNSALCSLAAPLAVKST, from the exons ATGGCCGCTACCCTACAGCCAGACGTGTATGTTAAAACTACGGATGAAGAAATTAATTCAGCAATGGAAACCGACGAGTGCTCGGCCAAGGAAAATGGAAGTGAACCCGAAAAGAAAGACTCAAACAAAACGGAACCAGAAATAGAGGACACTTTTAAGAAACCGGCTCTTTTTGCCGCACCTTCCCTCACCAGTAAACGCAGCTCTACCAGCACCGCGGCTCCAGTTAAGCACAAAGAAGCtgaaaacaaaagtttgacagaaaacaacaaagctgAGATTGTGGAGGCTTGTAGCGAAGACTCTTCGGATCCTGCGAGTGAAAGCACACCAGCTGTAAAAGCCCAAGAAGATGATACAAAGGGCGGCAAAGACAAGATGGGGGCTCCTGTCAAAACCAAACCAGAATCCAAACCCCGTGTTCTCCCTAAAGGTCCCCCGGCTGGTAAATTCCCCCCTATTCCGTACACAGAGCCATCCTGGGGAGGCTCAGCACCAGATATCCCGTATGCTCTTGAAATCCTTAAAAACGGCGCCATAGTGGACACGGTGCCCCTCACACAGAGGAGTTACTTTGTGGTTGGACGTTTACCTGTATGTGACGTCTCTTTGGAGCATCCCTCCATCTCCAGGTACCACGCTGTGATTCAGTACCGCGGAGAGGCCGGAGAGGGGGAGTCCGTGGGGGAGGAGAGGGGGTTTTATATCCACGACCTGGGCAGCACACACGGGACTGTGGTGAACAAGAACAAGATTCCCCCAAAGACCTACATCAGACTGAAAGTGGGACATGTTCTGAAGTTTGGTGGGAGCACGAGGCTTTTTATCCTGCAG GGCCCAGAGTTtgatgaggaagaggagtcTGAGCTGACAGTGACAGAGCTGAGGGAGAAGGCCAGAAAACAGAGGGAGGAGCTGGAGAAGAGGATGATGGGAGATGGTTCTGATGACgatgaggagaaggaggaagacGAGGAAGAGAAAAGCAACAAGGGCCAGAGCAAACCGTCTGAAGACTCGGGCTGTTCGTGGGGAATGG CTGAGGAAGCTGTCGCAGAGGAAGACGAGAACGAGGAAAACCCTTTCTCAACAGAGTTCCATGAGGACCAGGAAGCAGCGTACCTGAAAGACCCAAAGAAAGCTCTGCAGGGTTTCTACGACCGGGAGG GAGAGGAGCTGGAGTTTGAGTATGAGGACAAAAGCCACGGCAGCTGGCTCTGCAGAATAAA GCTCCCAGTGGATGATGCTGTGGGCCGACAGCTGGTCGCAGAGGTAACCCACGCAGggaagaagaaagaagcagCCATCCAGTGCTGCCTGGAGGCTTGTCGAATGCTGGAAGCCAGAGGGCTTCTGCGCCAGGAGGCAG TGTCCCGGAAGCGTAAGAAGAAGAACTGGGAAGATGAGGACTACTATGACAGTGATGACGACACATTCCTGGATCGAACTGGCACTGTGGAGAGGAAGAGGCAAGAGAGGATGAAGAAGGCGGGGAAGATTGAGGAGCGGCCTGAGACCTATGACTCACTG GTGGCCAAACTGTCAGAGGTGGAGAGGGAGCTGGCAGAGACTCAGAAAAAGCTCAGTGCGGGTAGAGGAG ACTCCTCCGGCTCGTCCACCGAGGACCCGCTAGACGCCTTCATGACTGCAGTCCGCAAAGATGCAGCGATGGACGCTGTGGAGCGCAGGAAGCTTCACGTGCATGTTGCGGATTTACGCAAAGAAGCTCAGAAGCTGAAGAAACTTGTTGAGCTCACACGGCCTGCACAAATGCCTTCACTGCTGCCGAG TGGAAGCTCAGAGCCAGAGAAGCCTAAAAAGACTTTACCACTGTTTGGAGCCATGAAGGGAGGAAGCAAATTCAAACTGAAGACTGGCACCATCGGG AAGTTACCTCCAAAGCGGCCCAACTTGCCCGCAGAGCTCTTCAACATGAAAGGGCTTACACCTGGTGGGGAGGaggtagaagaagaagaggaggaggtggaggaggcagAGAAAAAAGCTGAGgggaatgatgatgaagactgTGAGAATATTACTGACATTAATGTTGAGTCCAGTGCATCCATGTCTACAGACAGCTCTCCCTCAAGACTGCAGCCAGCAAAGTCCCAAGATGCAAAAG AGCAACGGCACACAGAGAGAAGTAGCAAGGAGTCTGCAGAAACAGCGGAGCAGGTTTCTCAAAGCGGCAGCAAGAAAAAGGCTGTGGTCCTGTCCAGTTCAG AGCCGGCAGCTGAGGAAAGCCcaaaaaagaacataaagaaGAAAGTGATCGGCCCTAGCAAG CCACCAGTGCAGCTGTCGAAACAGTATCCAGAGGATGACCCTGATTACTGTGTCTGGGTTCCTCCTGCAG GTCAGAGTGGAGATGGCCGCACACACCTCAATGACAA GCAGAAAATAGAAAGGGACAGAGCGGGAGCGGTAACTGATCTGAATTCAGCTCTGTGCTCTTTGGCTGCTCCTCTTGCAGTTAAGTCCACCTGA